TCAAGGGCATCAGCGTCTACCAGCTTGAGGATGCCGCTACCTCTACCAGCACCACTGtttccagcaccaccagcaccaccgagaCTGTGACCTCTGCTGAGCCTACCGTGACCGAGACTGCCTCTGAGACTGTATCCGAGGAGCCTacttccaccatcacctccgaCTCTGAGGAGCCCACCGCTACCGAGACGGCTACTGAGACTGCCACCGAGTCTGCCGCCGAGTCTGCTACCGAGACTGCCTCCGAGACTGTTACTGAGACCACCTCCGAGTCTGCCACCGAGACTGTGGAGGTTACCACTACCAGCgagaccgccaccaccactgacGGCCTTGAGCCAACCCTGACCACCGAGGCCcccgagaccaccaccaccgccaaccccggtgatgaggatgaggatgacgtctgctcggatgacgaggaggagaccaccaccaccgataTTGCTACTGCTACTGAGACCGAGACCGTCGAGCAACCTACCGAGACCGCTGAGCCTACTGGCGAGGCCACCGAGACTGCTGAGCCTTCCGCTGAGCCCACTGATGCTGAGACCACTGGCGCTGACCCTACCGAGACTGCCGTCCCCACCGAGACCGGTTCCGACGAggtcaccaccactgcccaggagttcaccacctcgaccaTCTTCGCCACCGAAACCTTCACTGTTACCTCGTGCGCTCCCAACGTCACCTCTTGCCCCGGTCGCGTCGTGACCTCCGTTGTCGCCATCGGCACCACCGTCTGCCCCGTCACTcccaccgtcaccgccaccccTGAGCCTACCGAGACCGCCACTCTCCCTGACGGCTggaccacctccaccgtctaCGCCACCGAGGTCATCACCGTCTCTTCCTGCCCTCCCACCGTTGTCGACTGCCCCAGCCGCGTCGTGACTTCCATCGTTGCCGTTGGCACCACCGTCTGCCCTATTGGTAGCGCCACCGTTCCGGGCGAGGGTGTTCCCACCGACGTCCCTACCTTCGGCGTGCCTGGCGAGGGCGTTCCTGGCGAGGGTGTCCCCACTGACGGCATCCCCGTCGAGGGTGTCCCAACTGATGTCCCTACCGGCGGTGTTCCCACCGGTGGCATCCCCAACATcgacaccaccctcaccaccctcctcacctcgaCCGGCACCAGGACCGTGACCCTCACCGGCGGTGTCGAGCAGTCCACCAGCGTTCCCCCCGTTgtcgtccccgtccccacCGGCGGTGCCCCCATCAACAGCGGAAATAACGGCACTTTTGTGCCCCAGCCCCCCACCAAGCCTGCGTATACCTACTCTCCTGAGGTTACGCTCCCCTTGGTGCCCATCAACGAGCAGACTCCCGCTCCTGGGCCTACCAAGCTCCCGATTGTTGAGGTGAACGGTGCGGGCAGGATGGCTGTTGGTGGGTTGAtgggtgtggttgctgctTTGGCGCTTGTGCTTTAAATTTGTTTTCTGATTTGTTTTTTCATTGGATGAGTGGAGGAGATAGAGGGGCAGGTTTTGGAAACAATATAATTTCTTGGATAAGAATTTTTGGTTTTatcgtttttttttttgcataTGCATGTGTTAGCGTAGCGagttgtctgtctgtctgagTGTGTCTCTTTTGTATGTAAAGAAGTAAATTGAAGAAGGAAGATGGTAAAGAGGTTGAGCTTTGGAGATGATCCTGATCCGGGTGTTGATGGGTGTTTTTATGTTGGCGTTTTGTGGGTCGGTTTATGCCTCTTTACTTACCTCCAGGTCCTTTATCCTCGTTGTTATACACCACGGCTACTACTTTTCAACTCGGAAGTTCTCACCCAGCTTGACATGTTGGCCCCCCAGACTCCTGATAGGACTTGTCCTAGACAGTGGTCTCAATCGTGCAAGACTCTCAGAGTCCGAGTCTTTGAAGGGGTATGTCATCCACCTGTCTCTGTTCTGTCCAAGCTAAGACACGCTGTTTACACAACCCTTTGTGCTCCATACATCTGAAACATACTCTTTGGCGTAGCACCCTTTCTCATCACCTACCTCCTCTTTCTTATTTACCTTCCCGACCTGTAACCCGGCTTACTTTAGTTTGGACTTGTTGACAAGTTACCAAGGTCCTCATTTCCTCTAAATGCGTCTTGCGAGGCTAGTTTAAGCTGTTATATGGGATGGTGATCATTTGTACATGCATTTTAATTAGCACACACTCTTGTTTGCGCATGGGCATGGATAAAGCCACCGTCATTTACCAAGTAGGATGACAATAGGACGTGTATATAAAAGCAGCGCAATGTCTTCCATCTCTCTTGCAAAAACAAAATATACACACAGCTCAGAAGCAAACAGCCACCCCATCCAGCCAGCGCTCACCCACCttaaacaaaaaaaaaccccaaaaaaaaacccccaaaaaaagcAAACGTATATCATGACTATGTATgacccccctcacctcatccCATCTAAAACCCCCCCAGCAGTTTCTCAACCCCCCTACCCAGCCCTTtaaacccctcccccctcgcctccctctctccaATCTCAATCACCTTGCCCACCAAATCCTTGTTCACCTCCTCACTAACCACACTATCCCTCCTGTACCCCTCGTGCCCCTTGACAAACTCCCTAATCCACCTCGCCGCCGTCCACAACTCCCCATTCGCCCTCTTCCTGATCAAGTCCAAATACCTCGCCAACTGACACCTGGTCGCCACGTCTACATTGACCGAGTCCAGATAACTCTCCACAAGCGGGATCAAACCCGgaaactccccctcctcgtcgccattGATGACCTCGTTGACAGTCATGAGCTTGTACTCGTCCTCCACCGGACCAACAGGCGACGGAGGGCGCGAGTTGGCCCTgctgccaccgccaccagagcggggggtgttggtgcctGAGCCTGAGCCCCTCGACGGccgggaggagaagaggttaCGCCTAAACCAAAACTTCTCCTGAAGGACAGCATCCCGCTTGTGGGCGGTCTCCATGTTTTCGTCGactttggtgatggggatgtaGAAATTGAGGTCAAACGACAAAATCACCCTCGTGATGAGGACCATAAAGACCGAAAACGCCGCGTTTTCGAAATCGGTAATTTGAATCTCCATTGGGCGGAACTCTACCCTCCAGCCGATGTTGTTATCTGCTGGGGGAGGCTTGAAGCGCATGTGCTGCCAGTTGGTGCTTTGAATGTTCTCAAAGTGGTCCGTCTTGGAGAGGTCGAGGACTTCCAGGTCTTcgttgaagatgacgatggggtCGCGGATGAAGAGGTGAGCGAAGTGGGTGGCGAGGCGGTCGTCCATGCCGCCATCGAGGAGCTGCTGCTTGATTTCGGGGTCGATGACTAGGTTGGGGTCGAGGTATTCTTCCCTCAGCCTGGGGTCTTCGGAGATGTAGGTCGAGTTGGAGGCATATCTCGACTTGGGAATACGCCAGCGGTCGTTTTGTAGAGGCTTCTCGCCTAATTCTTCGGCAGTGCGATCATCAACAGCTTTGCTGATCTGATTCCACCTCACATCGGTATCGGCGAGGAAACCCTTGTAGATTGGTGTGGCAGCCGTCAGCGCCAGGAGGATGGGGCCGAGGGGTGAGAGCTGGTCGTACATCTTTCTACCCTCGGTGATGTTCTTTGCTTGGAAGGTGATCTGAAGACAGCAAGAGCCCATGCCGAACGCCATGGCATCCATGTGAATAAAGTTGTCTGGCGCGGCGCCATTCCGgacgtcgtcgtcttcgggCCAGTTGTGAAGGTCGTAGTTGACAGTTGGGTCCTTCCACGGCCATGGCGTGTTCTCATCTCTGAACACAGGTACGTTGACCTGTACTTTGCGGCCACGCCGGGATCGGATGTTGGCAGCGAGCGTTGGGAAACGAATGTGAGGATTGGCGATTTCATCGGGGACAAATTGTGACCTCAGTTTGGGTCCCGAGACTGGATAATGGGGTTCAGTGAAAACGCCAGGGCTACCTATCCTGGGGAAGGTTGTCAAGGTGATTGGGTACTCATTAGGCAACATGTGATCCTTGGCAATGGCTCGCCTGCGTTGTGTTAGAAGAAGGATTCTTACTCGAGCTGACTGGTGTACATACCTCAACTTCATATCAGGCTCAACATGCAAAAGCTCCTTGAAGTCGATGCCCCATGGCTTACCAGGGGTCGCTTCGAGCATAAATCTGCCGAATTCGGGATGGAAGACTGGGGATGGATACTTGTCCCTATGACGGTTAGTACGGACGGTCTCCTCAACAAATCAAGCTTCTCTTACTTTGGTTTCGTCCCACCGGGGGAGGCAGGGGGCGTAACCTCCTTGGCCAGATCCTTGTCTCCAGCCAGAGCAGCGAGGATATCAGCCTGCCTCAAAGAGAGCAAAACCTTGGGGTCATCTTTGGAATATGTCACGACAAGGTACTCGACCTAGAAGTGTCTCAGCACCAGTCTACGAATCAGCACTCGAAGATAAACATACCTCGTCACCCCAAAGCATGGCATCtctctccttgaccttggcctTATTCCATATCTCCAGCAATTGCTACAGGACAAAAGCAAGTGTTAGCTCATCGCTGACCACCAAGGCCCCGGCTCTTCCCGAGATTTCCATGCAATTACAAGTGCCCTCACTCACCTTGATGCCCCAGGCCCTGACATGATGAGCCTTCGTCTTCGCCTCTGGCCAATCCAAGGCCGTTCCCAGTGCCCTTTGCAGAATATCAGCATGACGCCATACATAGACGAGAGCGAAGCGATGTGGTGAGATGTGTATGTGTGGTGCGGGCAGGATATAAAACGGGATATACGCACAAGAGACCCATGGTTTACGAAACGGAGGGTTGTCGTGATGTGCTGTTTAGTCACGAGTGAAATGCCGTCGCTTTCCGGCAAGGTAAGGCTCCAAATGTTCCAACAAGATTGGATATTTCAGGGTCCAGCAAGCTGTAATACGTGTAAATCCGGATCCCTGAAAGGATCGTGTGGTGACCGAGAGAGA
The sequence above is a segment of the Podospora pseudocomata strain CBS 415.72m chromosome 2 map unlocalized CBS415.72m_2, whole genome shotgun sequence genome. Coding sequences within it:
- the GSH1 gene encoding glutamate--cysteine ligase (EggNog:ENOG503NVBR; COG:H; BUSCO:EOG09261DGU), which produces MGLLALGTALDWPEAKTKAHHVRAWGIKQLLEIWNKAKVKERDAMLWGDEVEYLVVTYSKDDPKVLLSLRQADILAALAGDKDLAKEVTPPASPGGTKPKDKYPSPVFHPEFGRFMLEATPGKPWGIDFKELLHVEPDMKLRRAIAKDHMLPNEYPITLTTFPRIGSPGVFTEPHYPVSGPKLRSQFVPDEIANPHIRFPTLAANIRSRRGRKVQVNVPVFRDENTPWPWKDPTVNYDLHNWPEDDDVRNGAAPDNFIHMDAMAFGMGSCCLQITFQAKNITEGRKMYDQLSPLGPILLALTAATPIYKGFLADTDVRWNQISKAVDDRTAEELGEKPLQNDRWRIPKSRYASNSTYISEDPRLREEYLDPNLVIDPEIKQQLLDGGMDDRLATHFAHLFIRDPIVIFNEDLEVLDLSKTDHFENIQSTNWQHMRFKPPPADNNIGWRVEFRPMEIQITDFENAAFSVFMVLITRVILSFDLNFYIPITKVDENMETAHKRDAVLQEKFWFRRNLFSSRPSRGSGSGTNTPRSGGGGSRANSRPPSPVGPVEDEYKLMTVNEVINGDEEGEFPGLIPLVESYLDSVNVDVATRCQLARYLDLIRKRANGELWTAARWIREFVKGHEGYRRDSVVSEEVNKDLVGKVIEIGEREARGEGFKGLGRGVEKLLGGF
- a CDS encoding uncharacterized protein (CAZy:GH16; COG:G; EggNog:ENOG503NXRQ), with the translated sequence MAPSFSKLGAFALALASGVTATQKYVLSEEYTPSNLFENFEFMEFKGNDEDPNRGHVRYQSQADALQLGLIDPVNTDDVFIGVDYTKWAEHGRESVRIESLNSYSKGLFIAEFTHLPKAVCGAWPAFWLTGEQWPKHGEIDIYEGWNLNPQNKVVGHTDVKTAGVCKIDTDVSSGFVHYPDCDVVAEGQPTNAGCALDEGNNLFGNPNGGIWATEWTETTFKVWSWARGAEPRDVASGSPDPLSWGPPSFALTPKSCDVRSAFKDMRMVLNINFCGDAAGNTWNIGGRDSCAAKTGYAECYEYVRDHGADFEDVFWKVKGISVYQLEDAATSTSTTVSSTTSTTETVTSAEPTVTETASETVSEEPTSTITSDSEEPTATETATETATESAAESATETASETVTETTSESATETVEVTTTSETATTTDGLEPTLTTEAPETTTTANPGDEDEDDVCSDDEEETTTTDIATATETETVEQPTETAEPTGEATETAEPSAEPTDAETTGADPTETAVPTETGSDEVTTTAQEFTTSTIFATETFTVTSCAPNVTSCPGRVVTSVVAIGTTVCPVTPTVTATPEPTETATLPDGWTTSTVYATEVITVSSCPPTVVDCPSRVVTSIVAVGTTVCPIGSATVPGEGVPTDVPTFGVPGEGVPGEGVPTDGIPVEGVPTDVPTGGVPTGGIPNIDTTLTTLLTSTGTRTVTLTGGVEQSTSVPPVVVPVPTGGAPINSGNNGTFVPQPPTKPAYTYSPEVTLPLVPINEQTPAPGPTKLPIVEVNGAGRMAVGGLMGVVAALALVL